One genomic segment of Triplophysa rosa linkage group LG22, Trosa_1v2, whole genome shotgun sequence includes these proteins:
- the LOC130546550 gene encoding uncharacterized protein LOC130546550 isoform X5 — translation MNFTPAPAHPRRKARARTGAMTQPPPPVFEIPTRNRFAALCETECNAVVIGDSIVRNVRASSTKGKVRTHCFPGARVLDVSAQVPAILKDDANVGAVVLHAGVNDVRMRQSEILKRDFRSLIETVRNASPTARIVVSGPLPTYRRGNEKFSRLFALNKWLMSWCIEQKLLFVDHFDLFWDRNLGSSALTACTPAASERFFCLTTSQRRYAPLDYVSQRPR, via the exons atgaacttcactcctgcaccggcacatccacggcgaaaggcgcgagctaggactggagcgatgacccaaccgccgccaccggtcttcgagatcccgaccaggaaccgctttgctgccctctgcgagacggaatgcaacgctgtggtcattggagactcaatcgtccggaacgtacgcgcttcctccactaaaggtaaggtgcgcactcattgttttcctggcgcccgtgttcttgatgtctctgcgcaggtacctgcgatcctgaaggacgatgctaacgtcggagctgtcgtgctgcacgcgggggtgaatgacgtcaggatgaggcagtcggagatcctgaagagggacttcaggagtctgatcgagacggtacgcaacgcatcgcccacggcgaggatcgtcgtatcagggccgcttcctacctaccgacgaggtaatgaaaagttcagtagactatttgctctaaataaatggttgatgtcatggtgtattgaacagaagctgctctttgttgatcattttgatctgttctgggatcgcaacctaggctcttccgccctgacggcctgcaccccagcagcatcggagcggttcttctgtctgacaacatctcaaagacgctacgcaccgcttgactacgtctcccagcg gcccagatga
- the LOC130546550 gene encoding uncharacterized protein LOC130546550 isoform X7 encodes MNFTPAPAHPRRKARARTGAMTQPPPPVFEIPTRNRFAALCETECNAVVIGDSIVRNVRASSTKGKVRTHCFPGARVLDVSAQVPAILKDDANVGAVVLHAGVNDVRMRQSEILKRDFRSLIETVRNASPTARIVVSGPLPTYRRGSSALTACTPAASERFFCLTTSQRRYAPLDYVSQR; translated from the exons atgaacttcactcctgcaccggcacatccacggcgaaaggcgcgagctaggactggagcgatgacccaaccgccgccaccggtcttcgagatcccgaccaggaaccgctttgctgccctctgcgagacggaatgcaacgctgtggtcattggagactcaatcgtccggaacgtacgcgcttcctccactaaaggtaaggtgcgcactcattgttttcctggcgcccgtgttcttgatgtctctgcgcaggtacctgcgatcctgaaggacgatgctaacgtcggagctgtcgtgctgcacgcgggggtgaatgacgtcaggatgaggcagtcggagatcctgaagagggacttcaggagtctgatcgagacggtacgcaacgcatcgcccacggcgaggatcgtcgtatcagggccgcttcctacctaccgacgag gctcttccgccctgacggcctgcaccccagcagcatcggagcggttcttctgtctgacaacatctcaaagacgctacgcaccgcttgactacgtctcccagcggtaa
- the LOC130546550 gene encoding uncharacterized protein LOC130546550 isoform X6 yields the protein MNFTPAPAHPRRKARARTGAMTQPPPPVFEIPTRNRFAALCETECNAVVIGDSIVRNVRASSTKGKVRTHCFPGARVLDVSAQVPAILKDDANVGAVVLHAGVNDVRMRQSEILKRDFRSLIETVRNASPTARIVVSGPLPTYRRGNEKFSRLFALNKWLMSWCIEQKLLFVDHFDLFWDRNLGSSALTACTPAASERFFCLTTSQRRYAPLDYVSQR from the exons atgaacttcactcctgcaccggcacatccacggcgaaaggcgcgagctaggactggagcgatgacccaaccgccgccaccggtcttcgagatcccgaccaggaaccgctttgctgccctctgcgagacggaatgcaacgctgtggtcattggagactcaatcgtccggaacgtacgcgcttcctccactaaaggtaaggtgcgcactcattgttttcctggcgcccgtgttcttgatgtctctgcgcaggtacctgcgatcctgaaggacgatgctaacgtcggagctgtcgtgctgcacgcgggggtgaatgacgtcaggatgaggcagtcggagatcctgaagagggacttcaggagtctgatcgagacggtacgcaacgcatcgcccacggcgaggatcgtcgtatcagggccgcttcctacctaccgacgaggtaatgaaaagttcagtagactatttgctctaaataaatggttgatgtcatggtgtattgaacagaagctgctctttgttgatcattttgatctgttctgggatcgcaacctaggctcttccgccctgacggcctgcaccccagcagcatcggagcggttcttctgtctgacaacatctcaaagacgctacgcaccgcttgactacgtctcccagcg atga
- the LOC130546550 gene encoding uncharacterized protein LOC130546550 isoform X4: protein MNFTPAPAHPRRKARARTGAMTQPPPPVFEIPTRNRFAALCETECNAVVIGDSIVRNVRASSTKGKVRTHCFPGARVLDVSAQVPAILKDDANVGAVVLHAGVNDVRMRQSEILKRDFRSLIETVRNASPTARIVVSGPLPTYRRGSSALTACTPAASERFFCLTTSQRRYAPLDYVSQRLRQLHRKIPCHPPARACGLTDHPAPSKAIPSPPKKKATIWPAQLRQFHPQPRAKTDYLSHKC from the exons atgaacttcactcctgcaccggcacatccacggcgaaaggcgcgagctaggactggagcgatgacccaaccgccgccaccggtcttcgagatcccgaccaggaaccgctttgctgccctctgcgagacggaatgcaacgctgtggtcattggagactcaatcgtccggaacgtacgcgcttcctccactaaaggtaaggtgcgcactcattgttttcctggcgcccgtgttcttgatgtctctgcgcaggtacctgcgatcctgaaggacgatgctaacgtcggagctgtcgtgctgcacgcgggggtgaatgacgtcaggatgaggcagtcggagatcctgaagagggacttcaggagtctgatcgagacggtacgcaacgcatcgcccacggcgaggatcgtcgtatcagggccgcttcctacctaccgacgag gctcttccgccctgacggcctgcaccccagcagcatcggagcggttcttctgtctgacaacatctcaaagacgctacgcaccgcttgactacgtctcccagcg attacgccagctacatcggaaaatcccgtgccatcctcctgcgagagcctgcggactgactgaccatccagctccatccaaggcaattccatcaccacccaagaaaaaggcgaccatctggccggcccagctcagacaattccatccccaaccgagagcaaagacggactacctgtcacataaatgctaa
- the LOC130546550 gene encoding uncharacterized protein LOC130546550 isoform X3, with amino-acid sequence MNFTPAPAHPRRKARARTGAMTQPPPPVFEIPTRNRFAALCETECNAVVIGDSIVRNVRASSTKGKVRTHCFPGARVLDVSAQVPAILKDDANVGAVVLHAGVNDVRMRQSEILKRDFRSLIETVRNASPTARIVVSGPLPTYRRGNEKFSRLFALNKWLMSWCIEQKLLFVDHFDLFWDRNLGSSALTACTPAASERFFCLTTSQRRYAPLDYVSQRFRQAQMNVICPSTTRDYASYIGKSRAILLREPAD; translated from the exons atgaacttcactcctgcaccggcacatccacggcgaaaggcgcgagctaggactggagcgatgacccaaccgccgccaccggtcttcgagatcccgaccaggaaccgctttgctgccctctgcgagacggaatgcaacgctgtggtcattggagactcaatcgtccggaacgtacgcgcttcctccactaaaggtaaggtgcgcactcattgttttcctggcgcccgtgttcttgatgtctctgcgcaggtacctgcgatcctgaaggacgatgctaacgtcggagctgtcgtgctgcacgcgggggtgaatgacgtcaggatgaggcagtcggagatcctgaagagggacttcaggagtctgatcgagacggtacgcaacgcatcgcccacggcgaggatcgtcgtatcagggccgcttcctacctaccgacgaggtaatgaaaagttcagtagactatttgctctaaataaatggttgatgtcatggtgtattgaacagaagctgctctttgttgatcattttgatctgttctgggatcgcaacctaggctcttccgccctgacggcctgcaccccagcagcatcggagcggttcttctgtctgacaacatctcaaagacgctacgcaccgcttgactacgtctcccagcg attccgccaggcccagatgaacgtcatatgcccatccacaactagagattacgccagctacatcggaaaatcccgtgccatcctcctgcgagagcctgcggactga
- the LOC130546550 gene encoding uncharacterized protein LOC130546550 isoform X1: protein MNFTPAPAHPRRKARARTGAMTQPPPPVFEIPTRNRFAALCETECNAVVIGDSIVRNVRASSTKGKVRTHCFPGARVLDVSAQVPAILKDDANVGAVVLHAGVNDVRMRQSEILKRDFRSLIETVRNASPTARIVVSGPLPTYRRGNEKFSRLFALNKWLMSWCIEQKLLFVDHFDLFWDRNLGSSALTACTPAASERFFCLTTSQRRYAPLDYVSQRLRQLHRKIPCHPPARACGLTDHPAPSKAIPSPPKKKATIWPAQLRQFHPQPRAKTDYLSHKC from the exons atgaacttcactcctgcaccggcacatccacggcgaaaggcgcgagctaggactggagcgatgacccaaccgccgccaccggtcttcgagatcccgaccaggaaccgctttgctgccctctgcgagacggaatgcaacgctgtggtcattggagactcaatcgtccggaacgtacgcgcttcctccactaaaggtaaggtgcgcactcattgttttcctggcgcccgtgttcttgatgtctctgcgcaggtacctgcgatcctgaaggacgatgctaacgtcggagctgtcgtgctgcacgcgggggtgaatgacgtcaggatgaggcagtcggagatcctgaagagggacttcaggagtctgatcgagacggtacgcaacgcatcgcccacggcgaggatcgtcgtatcagggccgcttcctacctaccgacgaggtaatgaaaagttcagtagactatttgctctaaataaatggttgatgtcatggtgtattgaacagaagctgctctttgttgatcattttgatctgttctgggatcgcaacctaggctcttccgccctgacggcctgcaccccagcagcatcggagcggttcttctgtctgacaacatctcaaagacgctacgcaccgcttgactacgtctcccagcg attacgccagctacatcggaaaatcccgtgccatcctcctgcgagagcctgcggactgactgaccatccagctccatccaaggcaattccatcaccacccaagaaaaaggcgaccatctggccggcccagctcagacaattccatccccaaccgagagcaaagacggactacctgtcacataaatgctaa
- the LOC130546550 gene encoding uncharacterized protein LOC130546550 isoform X2, which translates to MNFTPAPAHPRRKARARTGAMTQPPPPVFEIPTRNRFAALCETECNAVVIGDSIVRNVRASSTKGKVRTHCFPGARVLDVSAQVPAILKDDANVGAVVLHAGVNDVRMRQSEILKRDFRSLIETVRNASPTARIVVSGPLPTYRRGNEKFSRLFALNKWLMSWCIEQKLLFVDHFDLFWDRNLGSSALTACTPAASERFFCLTTSQRRYAPLDYVSQRERFRQAQMNVICPSTTRDYASYIGKSRAILLREPAD; encoded by the exons atgaacttcactcctgcaccggcacatccacggcgaaaggcgcgagctaggactggagcgatgacccaaccgccgccaccggtcttcgagatcccgaccaggaaccgctttgctgccctctgcgagacggaatgcaacgctgtggtcattggagactcaatcgtccggaacgtacgcgcttcctccactaaaggtaaggtgcgcactcattgttttcctggcgcccgtgttcttgatgtctctgcgcaggtacctgcgatcctgaaggacgatgctaacgtcggagctgtcgtgctgcacgcgggggtgaatgacgtcaggatgaggcagtcggagatcctgaagagggacttcaggagtctgatcgagacggtacgcaacgcatcgcccacggcgaggatcgtcgtatcagggccgcttcctacctaccgacgaggtaatgaaaagttcagtagactatttgctctaaataaatggttgatgtcatggtgtattgaacagaagctgctctttgttgatcattttgatctgttctgggatcgcaacctaggctcttccgccctgacggcctgcaccccagcagcatcggagcggttcttctgtctgacaacatctcaaagacgctacgcaccgcttgactacgtctcccagcg ggagagattccgccaggcccagatgaacgtcatatgcccatccacaactagagattacgccagctacatcggaaaatcccgtgccatcctcctgcgagagcctgcggactga